In the genome of Candidatus Nealsonbacteria bacterium, the window TGACTATGCCATGTCTGTAATTGTTTCTCGCGCCTTGCCTGATGTCCGAGACGGGCTTAAACCGGTTCACCGCCGGATTTTATATGCCATGTACCAAATGGGCCTGGGACACGCCGCTAAATTCAGAAAATCGGCAGCTGTCACCGGAGAAGTTTTAGGCAAATATCATCCCCATGGCGATGCCGCTGTTTACGAGTCCATGGTTCGAATGGCCCAAGATTTTTCTTTCAGATATCCCCTGATTCATGGCCAGGGAAACTTCGGTTCGATTGACGGCGACCCGGCAGCAGCCCATCGGTATACTGAATGTAAAATGTCAAAAATAGGCGAAGAAATGCTTAAAGACATTGAAAGCGACACTGTGAACTTTATAGATAATTACGATGGGACAAAAAAGGAACCTGTGGTCTTGCCTTCTCCCTTGCCTCAGCTTTTGTTGAACGGTTCTCTGGGGATTGCCGTAGGAATGGCGACCAATATTCCGCCCCATAATCTTTCTGAGCTAATAGACGCTTGTGTTTATTTAATTGATAACCCTAAAGCCGACACCGAAGACCTTTTCAAATTTATTAAAGGCCCTGATTTTCCAACCGGCGGCCAGATTTACGATGCCAAAGAGATAATTTCAGCTTATTCTCAGGGCAAGGGCTCTATTGTAATGCGGGGCAAATCCGAAGTAATTGAAAAAAATGATATTTGCCAAATTATAATCACTGAAATTCCTTATCAGGTTCAAAAATCCGCTTTAGTGGAGCAAATAGCCCAGTTGGTTCAAGACAAGAAAGTGGAAAAAATAAAAGACATTCGGGATGAATCGGACCGGGACGGAATGAGGATTGTCATTGACCTTCAGCGGGGCTCTTTTCCCCAAAGGGTTTTAAACCGAATTTATAAATACACCAACCTGCAGAAAACTTTTTATTTGAATATGGTGGCTTTGGTAGACGGTATTCAGCCGAGGGTTTTGTCTTTGGCGGACATGTTGAATTATTTTCTTTTGCACCGCCAGGAAGTTATAAAAAGAAGAGCTAAGTTCGATTTGGAAAAAGCTAAAGCCAGATGCCATATTTTAGAAGGGCTGGACAAGTGTCTTTCCCATATCGATGAAGTGATTAAAACCATAAAAAGTTCTCCTAACCGTGAAGAGGCTCAGAAGAATTTAATTAAAAAGTTTAAATTAACTCAAATCCAGGCCAACGCCATCTTGGAAACCAAGCTTTCGGCTTTGGCTAGATTGGAAAGAGAAAAAATAGCCGAAGAGCTTAGCCAAAAGAAAAAAGAAATAAAAGAATTGACGGAAATTTTTAAAAGTCCCCAGAAAATTAAAGAAGTGACAAAAAAAGAATTGAAAGAAATTAAAGAAAAGTTCGGAGACGAAAGGAAAACCAAGGTTTTGTCTCAAAAAATCGGAGATATTCCGGAAAAAGATTTGATTCCCCAAGAGGAAACCATAATCAGCCTGACCAAAGGCGGCTACATTAAAAGAATGGATCCGGAAACTTATAAAACCCAAAAAAGAGGGGGAAAGGGAATTATGGGGATGAAAACCTTGGAAGAAGATATTGTGGAAAACTTTCTTTTATGCCAAACCCACGATTCTCTATTTTTCTTTACTGATTCGGGCAAGGTTTTTCAGACCTTGGCTTATGAAATTCCCAAAGAAAGCAGATTGGCAAAAGGCAGGGGATTGGCTAATTTTTTGGAAATGTCTTCGCAGGAAAAAGTCTTGTCAATCATTTCCATAGTCAAGGAAAAAGAATCGCAAACAAAATATTTAGCCATGGTTACGAAAGATGGTATAATAAAGAAAACTGATTTAAAAGATTTTGAAAACGTCCGAAGGTCCGGCTTGATTGCAATAAAACTGAAAAAAGACGACTTACTGAGAAAGGTGGTTAAAATTAAAGACAACGACCAGTTGATTTTAATAACCAAGCACGGCCAATCAATTAAATTTAAAGAAAAAGACATCAGGTCAATGGGCCGTCAGGCTTCAGGCATCCGGGGAATAAGATTAAAAAAGCCTACTGTTCACACACAGGGAGATGAAGTGATTGGCATGGAAGTAATTGACGAGAAATCCATGCAAAATCAGTTATTAGTGGTAAGCGAACTGGGTTTTGGCAAGAAAACCGA includes:
- the gyrA gene encoding DNA gyrase subunit A, with protein sequence MVKEPKKINNEIGYIKQREITEEMKDSYIDYAMSVIVSRALPDVRDGLKPVHRRILYAMYQMGLGHAAKFRKSAAVTGEVLGKYHPHGDAAVYESMVRMAQDFSFRYPLIHGQGNFGSIDGDPAAAHRYTECKMSKIGEEMLKDIESDTVNFIDNYDGTKKEPVVLPSPLPQLLLNGSLGIAVGMATNIPPHNLSELIDACVYLIDNPKADTEDLFKFIKGPDFPTGGQIYDAKEIISAYSQGKGSIVMRGKSEVIEKNDICQIIITEIPYQVQKSALVEQIAQLVQDKKVEKIKDIRDESDRDGMRIVIDLQRGSFPQRVLNRIYKYTNLQKTFYLNMVALVDGIQPRVLSLADMLNYFLLHRQEVIKRRAKFDLEKAKARCHILEGLDKCLSHIDEVIKTIKSSPNREEAQKNLIKKFKLTQIQANAILETKLSALARLEREKIAEELSQKKKEIKELTEIFKSPQKIKEVTKKELKEIKEKFGDERKTKVLSQKIGDIPEKDLIPQEETIISLTKGGYIKRMDPETYKTQKRGGKGIMGMKTLEEDIVENFLLCQTHDSLFFFTDSGKVFQTLAYEIPKESRLAKGRGLANFLEMSSQEKVLSIISIVKEKESQTKYLAMVTKDGIIKKTDLKDFENVRRSGLIAIKLKKDDLLRKVVKIKDNDQLILITKHGQSIKFKEKDIRSMGRQASGIRGIRLKKPTVHTQGDEVIGMEVIDEKSMQNQLLVVSELGFGKKT